In the genome of uncultured Sphaerochaeta sp., the window ATCTCAACCGCCTGATCCCCTCGCGGTTCCGGGCGACCATCCTCAGCTTCCAGAGCATGGCATACAGCCTCTTCATGATCATGATCTTCCCCCTCGTCGGCCTGATCGGAAGCCTGTACTCCCTTCCCTTTGCCTTCGCTCTCATGGCAGCGCTGGCCACCGTGTTGGTTGTCCCGTACCTGGTGATCATCACCCGAAACAAGAAAAGCAGAAAGCTCTGAGGCTGGGCACTGCTCTTCTTGGCAGGAGGGAACCTCTCTGCTATCATGGGGCAATGAAGATAACCGAGCGTCTCATCAACAGCCTCCTCAGAACCTTTTTCCGCCTGTTTTTCCGCATCGACCGAAGTGAACTTTCAAAGATTCCCCATGAAGGTCCTCTTCTGATGATGGTCAACCATACCTCCAATCTGGAAGGGCCCATGCTCTATGCTTTCCTGCAGCCACGGAAACTGCATGCCATGGCCAAGCAGGAACTCTGGGACCACAAGTTCATGGCCTATCTGATGGAGCTCTGGGGCTCCATCCCTGTTGACCGGCAGAATATGGGCAGGGCAACCATGGATGCCTGCTTCAAGGTGCTGGATGAGCAGCACATCCTTGCCATCGCCCCGGAAGGGACGCGCAGCCATGACGGCAAGTTGCAGGAAGGAAAGGGTGGGATTGCATTCATCGCCCACAAGAAGGGCACCCCGATGATTCCTGTCGCTGTGATGGGCTTCACCGATTTCAAAAAGAATATCAAACGCCTCAGAAGAACCGTCATCACCGTAAAGGTTGGTGAGGTTTTTGAGATTGTCCAGAAGGGTGGCCGTATTGATGCCGATACCCGCCAGGCTCTGGCTGATGAGATCATGCTCCGCCTGGCTGCCTTGATGCCGCCCTCCCTTCGGGGGCACTACGAAGGCATGCCCATCTCCTTCACCCTCACAAAGGACGCATGATCGTTTCCAGTTCCTTGCTGGTCTGCTCAAGCGTCTCATAGGTTGCATGGTCAATGACAGAGAGCCGCTGTTTGCGGCTTTCCGTTCCTTGCAGCAATGCGTTGACCCGGATCGGTTCACCGATGAGCAGGTGGGCCCGCTTCCCCTTGGGTGAGTATCGGGTATTGATGGAGCCGCCTTCGATGCGGTTGATGATGTCCAGAAGGTTCAGGACCAGTTCCTTTTGCCTGGTTTCCTCATCTCTTCCCTCCCCGTACTCCCTGTCAAGATATTCAAGAACATCAACCACTTGGCTGTAGGTCAGAAATATTGAGGCTTCATCCTTTCTTGCCTGGTCGAAGGGGACGGCTCCGAACAGGATGTCCTGCCCGGCGTACCGCAGGGCGAAGAGACGGTCGAGGG includes:
- a CDS encoding lysophospholipid acyltransferase family protein, which produces MKITERLINSLLRTFFRLFFRIDRSELSKIPHEGPLLMMVNHTSNLEGPMLYAFLQPRKLHAMAKQELWDHKFMAYLMELWGSIPVDRQNMGRATMDACFKVLDEQHILAIAPEGTRSHDGKLQEGKGGIAFIAHKKGTPMIPVAVMGFTDFKKNIKRLRRTVITVKVGEVFEIVQKGGRIDADTRQALADEIMLRLAALMPPSLRGHYEGMPISFTLTKDA